A stretch of the Lolium perenne isolate Kyuss_39 chromosome 3, Kyuss_2.0, whole genome shotgun sequence genome encodes the following:
- the LOC127341315 gene encoding SNF2 domain-containing protein ENL1: protein MASPPSFSFSDDDDSPTADRLNPNPTNPPHLPAAAAPTPNGLNDRLLRFTQSRGPRPPPPPQNPSPDPSPPPPEDGAEPLEQDRKVKLAGRRRLCKASSSSPPSTAAAPDDDGSIRDILDDLTARLDSMSVHNPRPAPRAPAPLPCALADGGDSPEDADRFYDADSPSDTSSSSPPPPPRSGEAHRATASPPRPSRSDEDAVVDLSSSDDEAAPAAVVRRAGQVKVEKPHAPAQPFASSTFTTDRGVKEEETGNKGKKPAAGPYAAAGNNKLGKSVSSSLVDYLDDDDDDESEEEEKENREKAAKATAVVKREVKAEKPQVPASPFAAAFAEDEKENRGKEDVGWEKTEDFKMEPTGCGVMVKPYKLPGDIFKMLYPHQREGLKWLWVLHCRGTGGILGDDMGLGKTMQISAFLAGLFHSRLIKRVLVVAPKTLLTHWSKELAVVGLKHKIRDYSAPSPKVRDSELQYAFKEGGILMTTYDYVRNNFKLIRGDFYNGNVVGKYDKLIRGDFYDDDEDEDGNLWDYVILDEGHIIKNPSTQRAKSLLEIPCVHRIVISGTPIQNNLKEMWALFYFCCPQVLGDKDEFKRRYESAIIRGNDKNATNREKHVGSTVAKDLRERIKPYFLRRMKSEVFVDTGSADDKKLSKKNELIVWLKLTACQRKLYEAFLNSDMVHSSMQGSPLAAITILKKICDHPMILTKKGAEGILEGMDGMLNNQDMGMVEKMAMNLADMAYDDEALQVEEEISCKLLFIKSLLRKLLEEGHHVLIFSQTRKMLNLIQEAILLEGYKFLRIDGTTKVSERERIVKDFQEGPGAQIFLLTTQVGGLGLTLTKAARVIVVDPAWNPSTDNQSVDRAYRIGQTKDVIVYRLMTSGTIEEKIYKLQVFKGALFRTATEQKEQTRYFSKKDIQELFSLPEQGFDVSVTQKQLQEEHGQQFVKDEKLRAHIEFLEQQGIAGVSNHSLLFSKTAVLPALSEHDALDSKPPSMPMMGRQYNKASSSDYVANGAAHAFKPKDFTPRAYSAVSSKNSESPEEIKAKINRLSQTLANATLVSRLPDRGDKLKKQIHELDEKLTVIESSPESASSRGARDEVICLDDQKYYDL, encoded by the exons ATGGCGTCGCCCCCATCCTTCAGCTtctccgacgacgacgactcccccaCCGCCGACCGCCTAAACCCTAACCCCACCAACCCGCCGcacctccccgccgccgccgccccgaccCCCAACGGCCTCAACGACCGCCTCCTCCGCTTCACCCAGAGCCGCGGCCCCCGCCCGCCGCCACCCCCCCAAAACCCTAGCCCCGATCCCAGCCCCCCTCCCCCGGAAGATGGCGCGGAGCCCCTCGAGCAGGACCGGAAGGTCAAGctggccggccgccgccgcctctgcaaggcctcctcctcctcgcccccttccaccgccgccgcccccgacgacGACGGCAGCATCCGCGACATCCTCGACGACCTCACCGCCCGCCTCGACTCCATGTCCGTCCACAACCCCAGGCCCGCGCCGCGGGCGCCCGCCCCGCTCCCCTGCGCCCTCGCCGACGGCGGCGACAGCCCCGAGGACGCCGACCGCTTCTACGACGCCGACTCCCCCTCCGATACCTCCTCATCCTCCCCTCCGCCGCCTCCCAGATCGGGCGAGGCTCATCGGGCCACCGCCTCCCCTCCGCGGCCTTCCAGATCGGACGAGGATGCCGTGGTCGACCTCTCCAGCTCCGACGACgaggcggcccctgcggcggtggTCAGGAGGGCAGGCCAAGTCAAGGTGGAGAAACCGCACGCACCAGCTCAACCCTTCGcgtcctccaccttcaccacagaTCGTGGCGTGAAGGAGGAGGAGACCGGCAACAAGGGGAAGAAACCCGCAGCAGGACCTTACGCCGCTGCTGGCAACAACAAGTTAGGCAAGAGCGTGTCATCATCCCTGGTGGACTAcctagacgacgacgacgacgacgagagcgaggaggaggagaaggagaaccGGGAGAAGGCGGCCAAGGCAACGGCGGTGGTCAAGAGGGAGGTGAAGGCGGAGAAGCCGCAGGTCCCAGCCTCACCGTTCGCGGCCGCCTTCGCCGAGGACGAGAAGGAGAACCGCGGGAAGGAGGACGTTGGCTGGGAGAAGACGGAGGACTTCAAGATGGAGCCCACGGGGTGCGGCGTCATGGTCAAGCCCTACAAGCTCCCGGGGGACATCTTCAAGATGCTCTACCCGCACCAGCGCGAGGGGCTCAAGTGGCTCTGGGTGCTGCATTGCAGGGGCACCGGAGGGATCCTTGGGGACGACATGGGGCTCGGCAAGACAATGCAG ATTTCTGCCTTCTTGGCTGGATTGTTTCATTCTCGTTTGATCAAGAGAGTGCTAGTGGTTGCGCCAAAGACACTTCTCACCCATTGGTCCAAGGAACTTGCAGTTGTCGGCCTCAAACATAAGATTAGAGA CTACTCTGCTCCCAGTCCAAAAGTTCGTGACTCTGAGCTTCAGTACGCATTCAAG GAGGGCGGTATCTTAATGACTACTTATGACTATGTCCGGAACAATTTCAAGCTGATAAGGGGCGACTTCTACAATGGTAACGTGGTAGGGAAGTATGACAAGCTGATAAGAGGTGACttttatgatgatgatgaagacgaggACGGAAATCTATGGGACTATGTTATTCTTGATGAGGGACATATTATCAAGAACCCGAGTACACAAAGGGCCAAAAGTTTACTTGAAATACCTTGTGTCCACCGCATTGTCATAAGTGGAACACCCATACAAAATAATTTGAAG GAAATGTGGGCGCTGTTCTATTTCTGTTGCCCGCAAGTCTTGGGTGATAAGGACGA GTTCAAAAGAAGATATGAATCGGCTATCATTCGAGGAAATGACAAGAATGCCACCAATCGAGAGAAGCACGTAGGCTCAACTGTAGCAAAG GATTTAAGAGAGCGGATAAAGCCATACTTCTTGCGCCGCATGAAAAGTGAAGTGTTCGTTGATACTGGTTCGGCAGATGATAAAAAACTTTCAAAGAAGAATGAGCTAATTGTCTGGCTGAAATTAACTGCCTGTCAG AGAAAACTGTATGAAGCTTTTCTGAACAGTGACATGGTTCATTCCTCGATGCAAGGATCACCATTGGCTGCAATCACA ATACTGAAGAAAATATGTGACCACCCAATGATATTGACTAAGAAAGGCGCTGAGGGCATCTTGGAAGGCATGGATGGAATGCTAAATAACCAGGATATGGGTATGGTGGAAAAAATGGCCATGAACCTTGCAGATATGGCTTATGATGATGAAGCACTGCAAGTTGAGGAAGAAATCTCATGCAAGTTGTTATTTATCAAGTCCTTGTTG AGAAAACTTCTTGAAGAGGGACACCATGTTCTAATCTTTTCTCAGACTCGTAAAATGCTAAACCTTATTCAG GAAGCTATACTATTGGAGGGCTACAAGTTTTTACGCATTGATGGTACAACCAAGGTTTCTGAAAGGGAAAGAATTGTCAAG GATTTCCAAGAGGGTCCTGGAGCACAAATATTTTTGCTGACCACACAAGTTGGTGGGCTTGGACTTACACTCACCAAGGCAGCTCGTGTTATAGTAGTTGATCCTGCTTGGAATCCAAG TACGGACAATCAAAGTGTGGATCGTGCTTATCGAATAGGGCAGACCAAAGATGTGATTGTATACCGCTTGATGACATCTGGAACAATCGAAGAAAAGATATATAAATTGCAG GTCTTCAAGGGAGCTTTGTTTAGGACAGCCACAGAGCAGAAAGAACAAACAAGATACTTCAGCAAGAAG GACATTCAAGAGCTCTTTAGTTTACCAGAACAAGGGTTTGATGTTTCCGTTACACAAAAGCAATTGCAAGAAGAGCACGGACAGCAATTTGTCAA GGATGAGAAGTTGCGGGCGCACATAGAGTTTCTGGAGCAACAGGGTATAGCGGGTGTGAGCAATCACAGCCTCCTATTTTCCAAGACTGCAGTCTTACCTGCGCTGAGTGAGCATGATGCTCTGGACAG CAAGCCTCCAAGCATGCCCATGATGGGTAGGCAGTACAACAAGGCATCCTCATCTGACTACGTTGCCAATGG GGCTGCCCATGCTTTCAAGCCAAAGGACTTCACTCCAAGAGCATACTCTGCAGTGAGCAGCAAAAACTCAGAGAGCCCTGAGGAGATCAAGGCGAAAATCAACCGACTGTCGCAGACCCTCGCCAACGCG ACACTGGTGTCGAGGCTGCCTGATCGCGGGGATAAGCTGAAAAAGCAGATACACGAGCTGGACGAGAAGCTGACGGTGATCGAGTCCTCTCCCGAGTCGGCGTCATCCAGGGGTGCACGTGATGAAGTGATCTGCCTGGACGATCAGAAGTACTATGACTTGTAG